One Vicinamibacterales bacterium genomic window, GCGTCGAACACCGGCACGCCAATGCGGGCGTCGCGCGTCTTGACCTGCGCGCGAATCAGCCGGCCGGTCGTCGTCTCGACCCAGGCGGTGACCAGGCTCGTCATGTCCCCGCCCTCGGGCCGCTGGATCATCGTCGGCGACGCGGCCTCGTTCAGGACAAGGCGCGTCGTCTCCAGGCCGCGAAGCTTCTCGGTGCCATCGATGCGATGGGTGAAGCGGCGCCGGTTCCGGGGATGCAGGAACTCGAGCGGCAGGTTGGGCAGGTTGGTCGTGCGCGGCAGCCCCAGGTTGAGGCGCGCACTTTCGGCGAGCAGCAGGCGCGCTTGGTCGTAGTCGCCCTGGTCGGCGTCGGTCAGCAGCACGCCGAGCGACGGTCCGGCGTCGGGCAGGTCGTTGCCGTTAAGTCTCAACGCGCGGCGAATACCGAGCCAGCCGACACCGCCCGGCAGGCTGATGAACGCGACCTCGGAGACAAGCCGCCGATCCTTGGTCGGCAGTGCCGTCATTCTGAACGCGTCGTGTGACGGCCCGTCACGTTGGATCAGCAGCTCTTCGGCGACCAGCGTGCTCAGCTCGGGTTCGTACTTCAGGAGGTATGCGTCCAGGCGATCCCGGACGACGTTGGCATCCGGCGCCTGACCAGCGACCAACGCACCGAACAGGAGAGCGGTGAGGGCCTTCATGGTGGTGGCGGCACAATCCTAGCCGAGGTCTGGAAGCGGCGGAAGTTGGAGTAGGTGGCGACGCCGCGGCCGCTGCCATTGGTGACACTGAACTCTTCCCGCATCTCGATCGGCACCAGGACCTTGAGGTTGCGGTCCTCCGCAAACTCCACCCGGACCTTCGACGGTTTGCGCGTCTCCGCCTTTCCCTTCATCACGACCTCGGCCCGCCACAGCGCGCCGGTCTGCGCGTCGATCCACGCGCGAAGTCGGCTCTGCAAATCGTAGCCGCCGTTGTAGACGATGGGCGGCGGTCCGAGTTCGACCAGCTCGAGCACGTCCACGGCGTGGCCGCGCACCTTCGTGCGACCGTCAACGGTGATGGCGTAGCGATGACGGTACTTGCCGCCCAGCATCTCTAGCGGCAGGTTTGGGATATTGACGGTCCTCGGGTTCCCCAGGTTGTGTTTGGAACTGGCTTCGACGAGCAGCTTCGCTTGCGCCATGGCGTCGGCTGTCGTAATCGTCAGTAGTTCGGTGAGTGACTGGCCGCCGACGAGCGGCTCGCCGTCGATCATTGTGACGCTGCGGAAGCCGAGCCATTCGCGGTTGCCCGGCAGCCGCAGGAACGCGACATCCGAATCGAGCCGACGCCGCTGCTTCGACTGAAACCGCCCCTCGGTTTCCTGGATCAGCCGCTCATCCGCCACGACGGCACTGAGCTGGCTCTCGTAGGTGTCGAGGTAGGCGTCGAGACGTTCGAGCACCGCATCGACATCTGGTGAGGCTTGCGCGTGAAGGAGCGCAGCCAGGAGGAACGCGATGGCCGTGACGAGGGACCGCGTCGCCATCCTCGCTCCCTTACACTGCGGCGAAATGCCCTTCCGAGACCTGCCGAAGCGGGGCGTCGTGCGACACCAGAGTGGTATCGAGTTCAATCCGCGCCCGCGGGGCATCCGGGTCGGTGGCCGGCACCGCCGACAACAGCGCCTTGGTGTAGGCGTGCTGCGCGTTCGCGAAGATCTGCGTGGTGTCGCCCATTTCGACGATCCGTCCCAGATACATTACGGCCACGCGCGTCGAGATGTGACGCACCAGCCGCAGGTCGTGTGCAATGAACAGGTAGGTGAGCTTGAGCTGTTCCTGCAGGTCCATCAGCAGGTTGATCACCTGCGCCTGGATCGAGACATCCAGCGCCGACACCGGCTCGTCGGCGATGATGAACGACGGGTTCAGCGCGAGCGCGCGCGCCAGGCCGATGCGCTGGCGCTGGCCGCCGCTGAACTCGTGCGGATAGCGCTCGAGGTGCGCCGGGTCGAGGCCGACCAGCCTGAACAGATCAGCCACCCGAGCGCGGCGGTCCGCCTTCGAGCCGATCGCGTGAATGACCAGCGGCTCCTCGACGATGGTGAAGGCGCGCATGCGGGGATTGAGCGACGAGAAGGGGTCCTGGAAGACCATCTGCATGTCGCGCCGGGCCGCGCGCATCTCGGCGCCCGAGTAGCCCAGCACGTTTCGACCCCGGAAGAGCACCTCACCCGAGGTCGGCTCCACCAGCCGCAACATGCACCGCCCCGTGGTGCTCTTGCCGCTGCCGGACTCGCCGACCAGCGCGAACGTCTCCCCCTCATTCACCACGAAGCTCACATCGTCCACCGCCTTGACCACGGTCTTGGCGCGGAACAGGCCGCCGCCGCGCTCGAAGTGCTTGACCAGGTGGCGGACCTCAACCAGCGGCGTCATGGCTGCCCCCCGTTCAGGTAGCAGCGCACGGAGTGTTCGTCGCTGACCGTTGTTCGCGGGGGGAAGGCCGTGTCGCACACGGCCATGTGGTCGCCGCAGCGCGGCGCGAAGGCACAGCCCGGCGGCAGCGATGCGAGGTTCGGGACCGTGCCTTCAATGGCCTGCAGCCGCGAGCCGGCCGCGCCGCCCGGAATGGACGCCAGCAGCCCGCGCGTGTAGGGATGCTTCGGGTGGTGGAAGATCTCGCGCACCGCGCCTTGTTCGACAATGCGGCCGGCGTACATCACGGCGACGCGATCCGCGGTTTCGGCGATCACGCCGAGGTCGTGGGTGATGAGCAGCAGCGACAGGTCGAATTGCTTCTTCATGTCGCGCAGCAGGTCGAGGATCTGCGCCTGCACCGTCACATCCAGCGCCGTCGTCGGCTCGTCGGCAATCACGAGCGGCGGCTTGCAGGCGAGGGCCACGGCCATCATCACGCGCTGGCGCATGCCGCCCGAGAGCTGGTGCGGGTAGTCGTCCACGCGCTTTTCGGGATCGGTGATCTTCACCGCGCGGAGCAACTCGACGGCGCGGCCGCGCGCATCAGCCTTCGAGGCCAGGCCGTGCACGACCAGCGCCTCGGCGATGTGGGCGCCCACGCGCATTACCGGGTTCAGGGCGGCCATCGGTTCCTGGAACACGAAGCCGATACCGGCGCCCCGCACCTGCCGCATCTCGGCTTCGGGCAGGCGGGCCAGGTCGCGGCCCTGGAACATGACGCGTCCACCGGCGACGCGGCCCGGCGGCTGCACCAGGCCGATGATCGAGAACGCGGTGACGGACTTGCCGCTGCCCGACTCGCCGACCAGCCCGAGCGTTTCGCCCGTGCGGATCTCGAACGACACGTCGTTTACCGCAACGACCGGGTGAGGGCGCACGTCGAAGACGGTCGTCAGGTTCTCAACCGACAGCAAGGGGTCTGACCCCGAGGGACGATTCATAGGCGAGGGGTCTGTCCCCTAATCCAGGCTCACTTCGCGATACTCACCGAACACCCCGCGAAGTGTATCGGCAATCTCTCCGACGGTGGCCTGCGACTCCACGGCGGCGATGATCGGCGGCACCAGGTTGTCGGTGGATTGGGCGGCCCGGCCGACCTCGGCCAGCGCCGCCTTCCAGCGCCCCTGATCGCGCGCCGCGCGCAGCGCCTGCACGCGCGTGGTCTGTTGCCGCTCCAGTTGCGGATCCACCCGGAACACCTCGATGCTGGACGACTCGTCGGTCTGGTAGCGGTTCACGCCCACCACCACGGCTTCACCGGCATCGATGGCGATTTGCGCCTTGTAGGCCGATTCCTGGACCTGCCGCTGGATGTAGCCGGCCTCGATGGCCGCCAGCGTCCCACCGACGCCTTCGATGCGCGCAATCAGCTCGCGCGCGCCGCTCTCGATGTCGTTGGTCAGCTTTTCGATGTGATACGAGCCGGCGAACGGGTCAACGGTGTTGGCGACGCCCGACTCGAAGCCGATGATCTGCTGCGTGCGGAGTGCGATGCGCGCGGCATCCTCGGTGGGCAGCGCCAGCGCCTCGTCGCGGCCGTTGGTGTGGAGCGACTGCGTGCCGCCCAGCACCGCCGATAGCGCCTGGATGGCGACGCGGACGATGTTGTTGTCGGGCTGTTGCGCGGTGAGCGTGCTGCCGGCGGTCTGCGTGTGGAACCGGAGCTGCTGGGCGCGCGGGTTGGTGGCGCCGAACCGCTCTTTCATGATCCGCGCCCACAGGCGCCGTGCCGCCCGGAACTTGGCGACCTCCTCGAGAAAGTCGTTGTGGGCGTTGAAGAAGAACGACAGCCGCTGCCCGAACGAGTTGACGTCGAGCCCGGCGTCGAGCGCGGCCTGCACGTAGGCGATGGCGTTGGCGAAGGTAAACGCCACCTCCTGCACGGCCGTGGAGCCCGCTTCGCGGATGTGATACCCGCTGATCGAGATGGTGTTCCACTGCGGTACCTCGCGCTCGCAGAACGCGAAAATGTCGGTGACCACGCGCAGCGACTGGTGCGGCGGGTAGATGTAGGTGCCGCGGGCGATGTATTCCTTGAGGATGTCGTTCTGGATGGTGCCCGACAACTGCTTCGGCGCCACGCCCTGGCGCTTGCCCACCGCGACATACAGCGCCAGCAGGATGATGGCCGTGGCGTTGATGGTCATCGAGGTCGAGACCTTGTCGAGCGGGATGCCGTCGAAGAGCGTGGCCATGTCTTCGATCGAATCGATGGCGACGCCGACGCGGCCGACCTCGCCGGCCGCGAGCAGGTGATCCGAGTCGTAGCCAATCTGCGTGGGCAGGTCGAACGCGACGCTCAGCCCGTTCACGCCTTGGGAGAGCAGGTAGCGATAGCGCTGGTTCGATTCCGCCGCGGTCCCGAACCCCGCGTACTGCCGCATCGTCCACAGCCGTCCCCGGTACATCGTCGGCTGAATGCCGCGGGTGAACGGAAACTCGCCCGGGAAGCCAAGGTCGCGGTCTGGGTCGAAGTCGGAGAGGTCGCCTTTGGCGGCGTAAGAACGCATCGTCCGCATTTTACGCGCTCCCGGGGGTCATCCGCCCAAGTTACAGGAAAAACACAACTTATGGTGTTCTACCCTTGACACGACCCCCACCCCTTCATAGAATGACCGAGAATTTCCCAACTGAATCGTCCCACCTGATGACGACTTTTCGCCGATGTCCGCCCCCCGCCCGGTGGGCCTCACATTGGCACATGCCGACGGTCCCAGCCGATTGGCGTACTTCGGGTGAACCTGGAGGTTTGCCCCACGGGAGGGAGCCGTCCTATGGATGACGTGGTAAACCGGTTCGCGCGAGAGCTGGCCGACTCCATTGCCGCCGCTGTTTCCGAAAGTGCAGAGGTTGAAGCCTGCCGTGAGCGGGCGCGTGCCGCCGGTTACGAGATGAAAGTGAATCTCGAGGCCGTCGTGGGATTCGTCAACCGCGGGCAGCCCCAGGGCGAAGGCGCGGCGGTGCCCGCGAAGGTGGCCGCCACTTCGAAGGCGCTCGTGCCACGCAAACCGTTCGACATGACCGTGAACGACCGCCGCTTCCTCCGCTCCCTGCGGATTGCCGCGGAAGAAGCCAAGGTCGAAGAGACGAATTAGGGATCAGGGATCAGGGATCAGGGATCGGGGATCAGGGCTTGGGTCCTGATCCCTGCTTCGCGACGGCCTCGGCCGCCAGGCGGGCCGCCTCGGCGTCCCCCAGGTAGTAATTCTTCAGCGGCTTCAGTTCCGCATCCAATTCGTAGACCAGCGGAATCCCGGTGGGGATGTTCAGCTCGACGATGTCGCTGTCAGAGACGTGGTCGAGGTACTTCACCAGCGCGCGCAGTGAGTTGCCGTGGGCGGCGATCAGCAGGCGCTTGCCGGCCTTGATTTCCGGCGCCATCGCCTCGTGCCAATAGGGCAGGAAGCGCGCGACCGTGTCTTTGAGCGACTCGGTGAGCGGCAGGTCCGACGGCGCCAGGTCCTTGTAGCGCGGATCGTGCAAGGGATGCCGCGGGTCGTCCAGCGTGAGCGGCGGCGGCGCGATGTCGTAGGCGCGGCGCCAGACCTTGACCTGGGCCTCGCCGTGCTGCGCCGCGGTCTGAGCCTTGTTCAGGCCCTGCAGCGCGCCGTAGTGGCGTTCGTTCAACCGCCAGCTCCGCTGCACCGGGAGCCACAACTGATCGAGCTCGTCGAGCACGATATTGGCGGTGCGAATCGCTCGCTTCAGGACCGAGGTGAACACCAGGTCGAACGCGAAGCCCTCGTGCTTGAGCAGCTGGCCGGCCGCACGTGCTTCTTCGCGTCCCCGGTCGCTCAGGTCAACATCGGTCCACCCGGTGAACCGGTTTTCCTTGTTCCAGGTTGATTCACCGTGACGGAGCAGAACGAGTTTATGCATGGCTGTCTACGGCCGACGTTCTTACTTGAGCTGCTTGATCGCCGCGCGCCCGGCGTACTTCGCCGCGCTGCCCAGCTCTTCTTCAATGCGAAGGAGCTGATTGTATTTCGCGATGCGGTCGCTGCGTGAGGCCGAGCCGGTCTTGATCTGTCCCGCGGCGGTGCCCACCGCGAGGTCGGCGATGGTCGAATCCTCGGTTTCGCCCGAGCGGTGCGAGACGACGCAACGGTAGCCGGCCGCCGCCGCCATCGCCATGGCGTCCAGCGTTTCGGTGACCGTCCCGATCTGATTGACCTTTACCAGCAGCGCGTTACCGACCCCTTTTTCGATGCCCTTCTCGAGGATCGCCGGGTTGGTCACGAAGATATCGTCGCCGACGATCTGGATCTTGTCGCCGAGCGCCCTGGTCAGCAGCGCCCAGCCGTGCCAGTCCTGCTCGGCGCAGCCGTCTTCGATCGAGATGATCGGATACTGCCGGCACCAGTCCACGTAGAGGTCCACCATGCCCTGGGAATCCCGCGCCGGCTCGCCGGACTTCTTGAATTCGTAGCCGTTTCCTGACCAGAACTCACTGGCGGCGACGTCGAGCGCCAGGAACACGTTGTCGCCGGCCTTGGCGCCGGCCTTGCCCACGGCTTCGAGCACCAGCTCGAGCGCTTCGCGGTTCGATTTGAGGCTGGGCGCAAAGCCGCCTTCGTCGCCGACGCCGGTCGCCAGGCCCCGGCTCTTGAGGATCGATCGCAGCGCGTGGAAGATCTCCGCGCCGCAGCGCAGCCCCTCGCTGAACGACGTGAACCCCACGGGCATGACCATGAATTCCTGGAAGTCCACGTTGGAGTCGGCGTGCGCACCGCCGTTCAGGATGTTCATCATCGGCACCGGCAGCGTGTAGCCGCCCCTGTTGCCGGCGAGGTCGGCGATGTGCGCGTAGAGGGGCTTGCCCTGCTGCGCCGCGTCGGCCTTGAGGGCGGCCATCGAGACGCCGAGCAGCGCGTTGGCGCCGAGCCGGCTCTTCGCGTCGGTGCCGTCGAGCGCGATCATGGCCTCGTCCAGCGACCGCTGGGTAAAGGTCTTGCCCTTGATGGCCGGCAGGATCTCGCCGTTGACATTGGCCACGGCCTTGCGGACGCCCTTGCCGAGGTAGCGCGACTTGTCGCCGTCGCGCAGTTCAAGCGCCTCGCGCTCGCCGGTGGAGGCGCCCGACGGCACGCCCGCGCGCCCGCGCGCCCCGCCCTCCAGCGTCACGTCTACTTCAACGGTTGGATTCCCGCGGGAGTCGAGAATCTCGCGGCCACGAACATCAGTAATCTTCATAGTTGTGCTGTCCACGTGCGGAAACCACGGAGGACACGGAGAGCCGTGTTCTCAGTGGTTAACGTCCGCAATCCCCATTCTACCCACGGCGGTCGGCTTCTGCTTCAAGCCGCAGCGCTTCTTCGGTGATGGGCGCCACGTACGGCTCTTCACCTGGCGCGACGACCACGACGCCGCCCTCAGAGACGGTGTGGCGCCGGCGATCCTCTTCCGCGTTGAACCCGATCATCGCGCCGCGCGGGATGTCCACGTCGCGGTCGATGATGGCCTTGCTAATCCGCGCGTGGCGGCCGACGCGGACGCCCGGCATCAGGATTGACTGCTCGATGCTGCAGAAGCTGTGCACGCGCACGTTGGGGCACAGGATGCTGCCGTGGATGCGGCTGCCCGACACGATGCAGCCCTGCGAGATCAGCGAGTCCTGCGCTTCACCGCGCCGCCAGTCTTCGGCGAACACGAACTTCGCCGGCGGCGCCTGCGGCATGTAGGTGCGCAACGGCCACTCCGGGTCGTACATGTTGAACTCGGGGTTGACGTGGCACAGGTCCATCTGCGCCTCGTAATAGGCGTCGAGGGTGCCGATGTCGCGCCAGTATTTCGCGGCCTTCTTGTTCTCGTCGTAGAAGGGATACGCGTAGGTCCGGCCCTCGCCGATCAGCGCCGGAATGATGTTCTTGCCGAAGTCGTGCTGGCTGTCCGGCTTGGCCGCGTCTGCCTCGAGCGCCTTGATGAGCACGTCGCTGGTGAAGACGTAGATGCCCATGGAAGCCAGCGCCAGCCCGGGATGTCCCGGCATTGCCGGCGGGTTGTCCGGCTTCTCGAGGAACCCCGTCACCTGGTGGTGTTCATCCACCGCGACAATGCCGAACCGCTTGCCGTCTTCGACGGGCACCTCGATGGCCGCGAGCGTGACATCCGCCTCCTGGTCCAGGTGGAACCGCAGCATCTTCTGGTAGTCCATCTTGTAGACGTGGTCGCCGGCGAGCACCACGACGTACTTGGGCGTTTCACGGACGATGGAGTAGAGGTTCTGGTAGACGGCGTCGGCGGTTCCTTGGTACCACTGCTCGCCGACGCGCTTCTGCGGCGGCAGAATCTCGATGAACTCGCCCAGCTCCTCCGAGACGACGGTCCAGCCCTGCCGGATGTGCCGGTTGAGCGAGAGCGACTTGTACTGCGTGGCGATAAAAACGTGGCGCAGTCCTGAGTTGATGCAGTTGCTCAGGACGAAGTCGATGATGCGGTAGGGACCGCCGAAGTAGACCGCCGGTTTGGCGCGGTCTCTCGTGAGTGGGGCCAGGCGCTCGCCGGCCCCGCCCGCCAGCACGATTACCAGAACGTCGTCACGCAGCATAGTCGTCACGCAGCATAGATGGCAGCCTCCTGCACGATATCATCGGATGTCTTTGTTTGGCGCTAAACCTCTACTGTAATAACGATTTAGCGTGGTTGACTTGGCGGCGGCCGCCCTCCTATGATCTAGTGATCGGGAACGCAAGTTTTGAGGGGGAACTGATGATGGTATTTCGGCGTGCAACGGCCGTGGCAGTCGCGCTGGTAGTGTCGGCAACTTTTGCCGTGGCCCAGCAGGCTCCGAAGAAGGACGAGAAGAAGCGCAGCAAGCAGGAGCAGCAGGAAATCGAGCAGGTCGTGAAGCTCGTGGACGGCGCGATGGCCGGCCAGCCTGCGCCGACTGACATCACCATGTCGCTCGAGCCCCTCTTCATGAAGTCGCAGGAAGCGCGTACGTTCGTGCCCTTCGTGCTGAGCGTGACCAACGCGCCCAAGACGGACGCCGCGCTCTACATTCGCGTGGTGAACCCGGCGGCCGTGCCCGACCCGAAGGCGAAGAAGGTCGAGTACCCGTGGGACGACATCCACTTCGTGCCCGCGGCGCAGCTTGCCGGTGACAACGTCAAGTTGAACCGCGTGTTCATGGCTACCGCCGGCACCTACGACGTCTACGTCGCGTTCAAGGAACGCCTGCCTGAGAAGGCCCCGAAGAACACCGTGGCGAAAATGGGCGTGCTGAAGACCCAGGTCACGGTGCCGGACTTCTACAACGCCGAGCTCAACACCAGCACGATCCTGGTGGCCGACAAGGTCAACATCCTGACCGCGCCGCTTGCCCCGGAAGAGGCGCGCGAGCGTCCGTTCGTGTTCGGCGCGCAGGAACTGCTGCCCGCGCCCGACATGGAATTCAAGAAGTCTGAAGAGCTGTCGATCTTCTTCCAGGTCTACAACTCGGGCCTCGACACCACCGGCAAGCCCAACCTGAGCCTCGAGTACGAGTTTCACAAGACCGAGGCGGGCGCCGAGAAGTTCTTCAACAAGACCAACCCGCAGGAGGTGAACGCCACCAACCTGCCACCCCAGTTCGATCCGGCCAAATTCCCGGTTCCCGGCGGCATTTCGGTCCCGCTGGCGTCGTTCGGTGAGGGCCAATACCGCCTGGCTATCAAGATCACCGATAAGGCCGCCAAAAAGACCCTGACCCGCGACATCAAGTTCACCGTCAAAGGCTAGGGACGAACGCCAACAGCCTGTCCCACCGAAGCCTGTTGGCGAAGGTGGAGCGTCTATACAGGCTTCCGTCGAAGGCGTAGACTAGGCAAATCGCCCGCCCCCGTATCTTTCGGGGGCGGGCCGCTACTTCTGATGGGCACCCCCCGTCGCCTAATCGCACCGGCATTGATGCTCTGCCTGACGGCATTGCACTCGACCCCTGCCCTGGCCCAGGGCGCCTTCGAGCGCGTCACCAACATCGCCGCCGCCGACACCGGCCACATCGAAGGCTCGGTCGTGGACGAGGCCGGCAAGCCGCTCGACGGCGTGGTTATTTCCGCGCTCGGCAGCACCACCGCGTTCGCCGTGTCCGACAAGACCGGCCAGTTCACGCTCAAGCAGTTGCCACCCGGACCGTACCTGCTGCGCGCGCATCTCCAGGGCTTCCAGGCGCCGCGCAGCACGATGGTCAACGTCCGGCCCGCCGCGCGCAGCGCCTCCTCGTTCATGCTGCGCCGGGAGGCCACGGCCGGCGCGCCGCGTATTACGGATGCCGCCGTCGCCACCACCGCGATTGGCGCGCCGTCTGAGGCCAGCCCGAAAAAGGAAGGCCGCGGCGAAAGCGATTTTGCGTGGCGCCTCCGCCACATGAAACGCGGCGTGTTGCGCGAGGCCGAGGCCAGGGCCGGCATCCCGCAAGACGATGACTGGTTCATCACCGATTCGTTCCAGTTCCTGGGACGCGCGATGGGCAGCTCGGCCAAGGCGGCGACGGCACTCTTCTCCGACTTGTCGCTCGGCGGGCAGGTCAACCTGCTCACGACGGGCGCATTCGACAACCCGCTGCAGCTTCTGCAACTGGAGCGCACGAGCAGCGTCGCGTTCTTCTCGCTTGGCGCGCCAGTCGGCACGCATGGCGACTGGGCGGTGCGCGCGGCGATGAACCAGAGCGACCTCAGCTCGTGGATGCTCGCCGGCAGCTACGTGGTGACCGCGCAGGTGCCGCACCGCTACCAGGTGGGGATGTCCTACAGCCTCCAGCGCTACGAAGGTGGCAACACCGCGGCGATGATGGCGGTGTCCGACACGGCGCGCAACGTCGGCTCGGTGTTCGCCTACGATGAGTGGGAGGTCTCCCGCTATCTCTCCGTGAGTTACGGCGCCAACTACGCGCATTACGACTACCTGCAGGAAGGGCCGTCGCTGTTCAGCCCGCGCCTGTCGGCGACGATCTCGCCCACCAAGAACCTGCGCGTGCGCTTCTCGGCGTCGCGCGACGTGAGCGCGCCGGGCGCGGAAGAGTTCCTGCCGCCGACCAGCGCCGCCTACCTGCCGCCGCAGCGAACCTTCTCGCCGATTTCGCAGGCGGGCGTCCGCACACAGCAACTGCAGAACTACGAAGTGGGCGTGGATCGCGTGCTCAACGGCGCCACCATCGGCGTGCGCGCGTTCGAGCAGCGCATCGACGATCAGACGGTGACCGTGTTCGGCCTGCGCAAGAACGACAGCGCCGCCGCCGCGCTCGGCCACTACTTCGTGGGTGCCGCCGGCGACGCCAACGTTCGCGGCGTCGGCGTCACCGTCACGCACGCGCTGTTCGAGAACGTCCGCGGCTCGGTGGATTACTCCGTGAGTCACGCCAATTGGCAGGCCCGGAGCACGCCGGTTGAGTACGCAGTACTCACGCGCTGGGTGCCCTCGGCGGTGCGCGCGGCCAACGAGCGCATCCACGACGTCACCACCTCGCTGCAGACCGAAATCCCCATGACCGCCACGCGCATCGTGGTGATCTACAAGGTGAACAGCGGCTTCGCGTCCGGCGATAGAAACAAGGGCCCCGGCTTCGACGCGCGCTTCGATCTGCAAGTGAATCAGGCGCTGCCGTTCATGAACTTCGGCGCGTCGCAGTGGGAGATGCTGGTCGGCG contains:
- a CDS encoding ATP-binding cassette domain-containing protein produces the protein MTPLVEVRHLVKHFERGGGLFRAKTVVKAVDDVSFVVNEGETFALVGESGSGKSTTGRCMLRLVEPTSGEVLFRGRNVLGYSGAEMRAARRDMQMVFQDPFSSLNPRMRAFTIVEEPLVIHAIGSKADRRARVADLFRLVGLDPAHLERYPHEFSGGQRQRIGLARALALNPSFIIADEPVSALDVSIQAQVINLLMDLQEQLKLTYLFIAHDLRLVRHISTRVAVMYLGRIVEMGDTTQIFANAQHAYTKALLSAVPATDPDAPRARIELDTTLVSHDAPLRQVSEGHFAAV
- a CDS encoding ABC transporter ATP-binding protein, with the protein product MNRPSGSDPLLSVENLTTVFDVRPHPVVAVNDVSFEIRTGETLGLVGESGSGKSVTAFSIIGLVQPPGRVAGGRVMFQGRDLARLPEAEMRQVRGAGIGFVFQEPMAALNPVMRVGAHIAEALVVHGLASKADARGRAVELLRAVKITDPEKRVDDYPHQLSGGMRQRVMMAVALACKPPLVIADEPTTALDVTVQAQILDLLRDMKKQFDLSLLLITHDLGVIAETADRVAVMYAGRIVEQGAVREIFHHPKHPYTRGLLASIPGGAAGSRLQAIEGTVPNLASLPPGCAFAPRCGDHMAVCDTAFPPRTTVSDEHSVRCYLNGGQP
- a CDS encoding methylmalonyl-CoA mutase family protein; amino-acid sequence: MRSYAAKGDLSDFDPDRDLGFPGEFPFTRGIQPTMYRGRLWTMRQYAGFGTAAESNQRYRYLLSQGVNGLSVAFDLPTQIGYDSDHLLAAGEVGRVGVAIDSIEDMATLFDGIPLDKVSTSMTINATAIILLALYVAVGKRQGVAPKQLSGTIQNDILKEYIARGTYIYPPHQSLRVVTDIFAFCEREVPQWNTISISGYHIREAGSTAVQEVAFTFANAIAYVQAALDAGLDVNSFGQRLSFFFNAHNDFLEEVAKFRAARRLWARIMKERFGATNPRAQQLRFHTQTAGSTLTAQQPDNNIVRVAIQALSAVLGGTQSLHTNGRDEALALPTEDAARIALRTQQIIGFESGVANTVDPFAGSYHIEKLTNDIESGARELIARIEGVGGTLAAIEAGYIQRQVQESAYKAQIAIDAGEAVVVGVNRYQTDESSSIEVFRVDPQLERQQTTRVQALRAARDQGRWKAALAEVGRAAQSTDNLVPPIIAAVESQATVGEIADTLRGVFGEYREVSLD
- the gpmA gene encoding 2,3-diphosphoglycerate-dependent phosphoglycerate mutase; this translates as MHKLVLLRHGESTWNKENRFTGWTDVDLSDRGREEARAAGQLLKHEGFAFDLVFTSVLKRAIRTANIVLDELDQLWLPVQRSWRLNERHYGALQGLNKAQTAAQHGEAQVKVWRRAYDIAPPPLTLDDPRHPLHDPRYKDLAPSDLPLTESLKDTVARFLPYWHEAMAPEIKAGKRLLIAAHGNSLRALVKYLDHVSDSDIVELNIPTGIPLVYELDAELKPLKNYYLGDAEAARLAAEAVAKQGSGPKP
- the eno gene encoding phosphopyruvate hydratase, which produces MKITDVRGREILDSRGNPTVEVDVTLEGGARGRAGVPSGASTGEREALELRDGDKSRYLGKGVRKAVANVNGEILPAIKGKTFTQRSLDEAMIALDGTDAKSRLGANALLGVSMAALKADAAQQGKPLYAHIADLAGNRGGYTLPVPMMNILNGGAHADSNVDFQEFMVMPVGFTSFSEGLRCGAEIFHALRSILKSRGLATGVGDEGGFAPSLKSNREALELVLEAVGKAGAKAGDNVFLALDVAASEFWSGNGYEFKKSGEPARDSQGMVDLYVDWCRQYPIISIEDGCAEQDWHGWALLTRALGDKIQIVGDDIFVTNPAILEKGIEKGVGNALLVKVNQIGTVTETLDAMAMAAAAGYRCVVSHRSGETEDSTIADLAVGTAAGQIKTGSASRSDRIAKYNQLLRIEEELGSAAKYAGRAAIKQLK
- the glgC gene encoding glucose-1-phosphate adenylyltransferase — encoded protein: MLRDDVLVIVLAGGAGERLAPLTRDRAKPAVYFGGPYRIIDFVLSNCINSGLRHVFIATQYKSLSLNRHIRQGWTVVSEELGEFIEILPPQKRVGEQWYQGTADAVYQNLYSIVRETPKYVVVLAGDHVYKMDYQKMLRFHLDQEADVTLAAIEVPVEDGKRFGIVAVDEHHQVTGFLEKPDNPPAMPGHPGLALASMGIYVFTSDVLIKALEADAAKPDSQHDFGKNIIPALIGEGRTYAYPFYDENKKAAKYWRDIGTLDAYYEAQMDLCHVNPEFNMYDPEWPLRTYMPQAPPAKFVFAEDWRRGEAQDSLISQGCIVSGSRIHGSILCPNVRVHSFCSIEQSILMPGVRVGRHARISKAIIDRDVDIPRGAMIGFNAEEDRRRHTVSEGGVVVVAPGEEPYVAPITEEALRLEAEADRRG
- a CDS encoding TonB-dependent receptor, whose protein sequence is MLCLTALHSTPALAQGAFERVTNIAAADTGHIEGSVVDEAGKPLDGVVISALGSTTAFAVSDKTGQFTLKQLPPGPYLLRAHLQGFQAPRSTMVNVRPAARSASSFMLRREATAGAPRITDAAVATTAIGAPSEASPKKEGRGESDFAWRLRHMKRGVLREAEARAGIPQDDDWFITDSFQFLGRAMGSSAKAATALFSDLSLGGQVNLLTTGAFDNPLQLLQLERTSSVAFFSLGAPVGTHGDWAVRAAMNQSDLSSWMLAGSYVVTAQVPHRYQVGMSYSLQRYEGGNTAAMMAVSDTARNVGSVFAYDEWEVSRYLSVSYGANYAHYDYLQEGPSLFSPRLSATISPTKNLRVRFSASRDVSAPGAEEFLPPTSAAYLPPQRTFSPISQAGVRTQQLQNYEVGVDRVLNGATIGVRAFEQRIDDQTVTVFGLRKNDSAAAALGHYFVGAAGDANVRGVGVTVTHALFENVRGSVDYSVSHANWQARSTPVEYAVLTRWVPSAVRAANERIHDVTTSLQTEIPMTATRIVVIYKVNSGFASGDRNKGPGFDARFDLQVNQALPFMNFGASQWEMLVGVRNLFHESLANASAYDELLVIRPPKRIVGGLTVKF